A window of Cellulomonas wangleii genomic DNA:
AGCCACAGGGCCCGACCCTCTGGGACCGCTCGTCGCGGCCGGCCTGCTGACGCAGCCGCGGCTCCGGCCGTCGCCGCAGGCGACACGACGGACCGGCATCGACCCCTTGCTGGAGTGGATGCCGGTCCGTCTCCGCGTTCTCAGGAGCCTCAAAGGGTCGACCCACATGCTGCGGACTCCCGATGTTCATCCGCCGGCGCGTCACCGTTCACCGCCGGCCGGACCGAGAGGACCGCGCCCGTGCGACGCCTGTACCGACGCGCAGCCGAGACCCCCGGTGCCGGGCCGGACGTCACGGACGACGATCCGGTCGCGACCGTCGCCAGCGCCGCCCGCACCGATACCGCCAGCCGCCTGCACGCGTTCAACCGGTTCGAGATCAAGTACCTCGTGCCGCAGACCCAGGCCGACCAGCTCCGGGCCGAACTGGGTCGGCACATGGACGAGGACGCCTACTCCGGCGCGACCGGCTACCCGGTCACGAGCCTCTACTACGACACCGCGCACCTGAGGTTCTACTGGGAGAAGATCGAGGGGCTGAGGTTCCGGCGCAAGCTGCGTGTCCGGCACTACGGCGCGGCGGACGACCTGACCGCGGACTCGCCGGTGTTCGTCGAGATCAAGCAGCGCGTCAACCGCGTCACCCAGAAGCGGCGGGTGCGCCTGCCCTACCGCGACGCCCTGCGGCTGTGCTCACCGCAGGGGTACGCGCCGGTCGGCGAGATCAGCAGCCGTGAACGCGCCTTCCTCGACGAGGTGGCCACCCTCGTCGGTGAGCTCGACCTGCGACCGACCGTGACGACGGCCTACCACCGCGAGGCGTGGGTGGGACGGGAAGCCGATCTGGGCCTGCGCATCACGCTCGACAGCCGGCTGCGCGGGCGGGACCGCGACTTCCACCTGTCCTCGGAGAGCCTGAACCGCCTCACGCTGCCCCCCGGGCTGTCGATCCTGGAGGTGAAGGCCGACGAGCGCGTCCCGGCGTGGGTCACGGACGCGGCAGCCCGGATGGACCTCGACCTGGTCCGGATCTCCAAGTACTGCCAGAGCGTGCAGGCCTTCGGTCTCGCGCCCCGCTCCCTCATCCACGCCCCCGACGAGGCCGCCGAGATCCTGCGGCCGGACGAGGTATCCGGCCGTCACCGCGTCACGTCCGCACGCCCGACCACCCCGACCGGCGTCGACGACGCCCCGACCCGACAAGGCGCACCCACCCGATGAACCTCACCGACCTGAGCGGTACCTTCTCCGTCTTCGACGTCGCGGCGACGCTGACGCTCTCGTTCGTCCTGTCCGCCGCCATCGGCTGGGTCTACCAGCGGACGCACCGCAACATCTCCTACAGCCAGTCGTACGTCCAGACCCTCGTCGTCATCGGCATGGTCGTGGCCGTCATCATGCTCGTCGTCGGGTCGAACATCGCGCGCGCGTTCGCGCTGGTCGGCGCGCTC
This region includes:
- a CDS encoding polyphosphate polymerase domain-containing protein; translated protein: MRRLYRRAAETPGAGPDVTDDDPVATVASAARTDTASRLHAFNRFEIKYLVPQTQADQLRAELGRHMDEDAYSGATGYPVTSLYYDTAHLRFYWEKIEGLRFRRKLRVRHYGAADDLTADSPVFVEIKQRVNRVTQKRRVRLPYRDALRLCSPQGYAPVGEISSRERAFLDEVATLVGELDLRPTVTTAYHREAWVGREADLGLRITLDSRLRGRDRDFHLSSESLNRLTLPPGLSILEVKADERVPAWVTDAAARMDLDLVRISKYCQSVQAFGLAPRSLIHAPDEAAEILRPDEVSGRHRVTSARPTTPTGVDDAPTRQGAPTR